The Topomyia yanbarensis strain Yona2022 chromosome 3, ASM3024719v1, whole genome shotgun sequence nucleotide sequence AAATGTATCCCTTCACTCAATTTACCGCACAGTTTTGTCTTTTGAAAGCACCTCAGAGCTCTTCCCTGAATAAACACTTTCTACTAGACAAAACGCAGAACTGAACTTCATAATTTCCTTTGCAGTGACTCTAACGCCGAAATAGTTCAGCTAGTGAGAAATCTGCACATAATTCCCCCGAAAATATCCCCCGAAAATATCCCCCGAAAATCCCCCGAAAATATCCCCCGAAAACCCCCGAAAATCCCCCGAAAATATCTCCCTAAACAATCATTTTGGTTATGTATTAACGCCGGatgtattccgacaatacgaacACATACCCTAAATGACCACATATCCCATAAATCCATCTTACGTTACATTTCCTACGTCGAAAAAAACTTTCGACAAAACAGAAATGCaacgaaaatgaaaaagtacCCAACCCTATTAAAGCTACCATTAACTCACGCATACACTGAACTACCAACCCGCAACGAAGAGAAAcgtcaaactgaaaaaaatattgcaagtGATGTGTTGTGCTGTTTGTTAATTGTACATTTTCCAGGTAATTTACCAAATATTATACCGAAATGGCCCAAAAAACGTGCAGATAAAACGTTTCCGAAAGACGGATCATGTACTAGAAGGTGAGTTAACTAATTTTGTGttgttttttcatgttttttcagGTGAAACGGACTACCAACCCAACATAAACAAATCCACTCAGATGGAGGCAGGGATGTTTCCGCGCGGCACTGGACGGTTCTGGACGGACGGATTTGGACTCTTGAAGCGGACGATGGGTGAGTTTACATGATTTTCTTTAATGTTTGCCAGACCGGCTGACAAAAGTTTGATAGATTTTAGAATTGAAGGATGTTGCATGCAGCTAAACTAGGAGCGGATACGGACCACGGCACCAGGCCGGAACTACTTTTGGTTAGCACACGCCGGACGGACTGCTGCCAGCATACGGGAATTGCCTCAAACGGCCTATTTGAAGACAGCTATAACGGATGCTGAGAAGGGAAGTTGACTTCCAGTTAAAGGTAAGTGTGTGAACAAATtttaatgttttctttttcattttaggAACAATCGGACGGCGGAACCCAAGATGTCAATCAACCCCGAAGGACCCCAACCCCAACATGAACCCACATTTAACATAAACTCCCACATTAAACATTAACCCACTAAATCCCAAAATTCTTGCTAAATAttgtgataaataaataaacacttaaataaataacaaagaaaataaataacaattaacAAATAACATGAATATAAAGAAATATACAATAATTTTAAGTACTAACATAGATATAAGGAAACATTGTGAACTACAAACTAACATTACTTATATCCGAAAAAtagtatttacaaaattttacacattGGGTGATCGTGCAAAGGCACAATCCCCTTTCTTCATCCTTGCACATGTCTCGTATAGGTAGTTAACAAGGTATGTGTATCCCGATGCAATACAACCTGTGTTTTTTCCAAACATGGTTAAATTTCCAGGAACACTGCCGATTTCTTTAAATTGCAACGCTATTCAGCTAAAGCAATTTGTTACTGACAGCTCGATTAACTCGGGTTTGCTCAACATCGTCTGTAGGACTTCTGAGTCTTATTTTACGATCAACGTTTAAGATTCCCCCGTCTTAAACTCACGCTTTGTTGCTTCTCGCGGACTTTTCGCGGTACTCCTCATCAACGCACTGGTGGCTCCGAGTTCTTGGTTTTATAGCTCATCGTCCTGATGAAATCAAGGACTCGCTCTGTCTTCTGGTCGAGGGGAACTTGTTCGTTCAGTAACAAATGTTTTATACTCAAGAGTGCTGCTACTCAAGGAGATCTAAAATGACCATAATCCAAGACGTTCGCAAAGTTCTTCTTGAGCTAGAACGAAGATCTTAGCAACAAGGATGCCCCCAGTAAATGAAAGTTGTTGTGGGGGTGCACTGTCTGAAGGACAATGCTAACTTTACGAACTGCGGTACAGTATTTTCTGCAACCAGAGCAAAAGCATCATGGTGCGTTGTCTCAATCAGTAAATACTGAGAGGTACATAGCTTGACTTCTATTCGATCAACCAGTGATCGATGTTAAAGCTGAACTTGAAAGGGTAAGTTTCTTGAGAAACTTGCAGTTGAAAATTCCCAGTCTCTTCCCCTTCAAGTCCTCAAGGTCATAACAGTGGGTTCCTACTACCCTTTTCACTACGGCTGGCACATACTTGGGGGCCAGCTTTGCAGAAAATCCCTTGCCTTTGTCCGATTGTTCCATGTTTTTCTTCAGAACCTTCTCACCCACAGAGTAAGTTGGACAATTGGCATTGGAGCGAAGATTATAGTAGGACGATTGAGCACCTTTTTTCTGTCCGCGACGACCGTTGTTCACCTTGCAAGTAGTGAAATCTATAAGACGATCTAGCCTGCTGTTAGCACTGTTTTCGCGCTGCGCTATTCGCGTTCTCTCTGTTGTCAACGCGAACACCGTTTCGGCTACGCCTATGCTTTCCGATTGCTTATTTGTGTTGCAAACTTGTTCGTAACCATTCGTTCCGCCTATCATCGGTTCAATTCCGAACAATTGCCAAAAGTTGTAACCCAGTATCAGGTTTCTACAAATTTGTGGCACTACAAGTGTGGGTACCACCTTTGTTACTCCTCGGAATGTAATCGGTAGTTGAACATACCCTAAGCATCGGTGCACTGTGCTATTTGCTGTAATTATCTTAAGCGGACTTTGCTCTATCCTCAGACCGTTTCTCTGCATCACGTCGGTCATATTCGTTACACTGATACTTGTGCCTGAGTCCAGCAGTGCTtcgtattttgttttgaatatactaACTGCAACATGTGGGCAATTTCCGTCATGAATACGCACCTCACATACCTCATTGAATTCTGTTTTCCTAGGAACATTTTTAGTCACAGGAGTACCGTCGTTCCCTCTTCTGCACCCCTGATTTAGTTTCCCGATGGATTAGCTGTTTTCGAGCGATCAAATCGTGAATGATTCTCACATGTTACTGTTGTTTTACCGGGCGCTCCGCAAATGTAGCAGAATAACTGCTTCTCCTGTCTACAGTTTCGCCAGACATGTCCCCTCATGCGGCAATTCCAGCAAAGGGGGCTGTGCTGCTGATCGAGTACCGGTGTCACGCTGGTTGGTTGCTGAGTTCGTGTTGACGATTTGAACTGCTCATTTGCCCGACGATCACTATTGAACCTCTTCCCTAGAGCGTTCACCTCCTCTGCTTCAGAGTAGGATCCGGTCGATTCTTCAGCCTCAATATTGTGTACACCTGTCGCGATACGTGGCGGCCCTTCTCGACACTGCCTGAGTGCCGGATCGTTCGCATCAATGCGGTACGCATAGTACTCAAGCTTTCGCACATCTCGTACCGTTCTACACGCTAGTTTTGAACGATAGTGTGGGCGCATATTGTCCCAGATGACCTCGAAAATTCTTTCCTGATCTAGCGGTGACGATAGAAGTTTGTTTAAGCGCTCTATCTCCGTCTTGAACGTCAAAAACGGCTCGTTCCGAAGTTGTTTCCGCTCGTAGATTTTCTGACGGTTTCCTTGGTCCTTATTTGGGTTACCGTACATGTAACGGATTTTCTCCTCGAAGTCCTGCCAATCTAGGAACTCGTCAGCGTAGCACAAGTACCAATCGTAGGCATCTCCTCGCAATATGGTATGCACTCGCTGCAACAGGATGTCATCTGCGATCCGATCCATTCGCGCTAGCCTACGAATTTTGTGGAGAAAATCTTCCAACGATCGATGGCGGGGGTCGCCACTAAAAGTTAGATGCCATTTCTCCATACGTCGGTCTGCGTCCTGAATCTCACGATCACCAATTCGTCTATTCACACGACGTCTTGGGCGAAACTCCTCAGCGTCACACCCATTTTCGTCCTCGCTACTCTGCTGGATTACTTCACTCTGCCTTCGATGCAGGCCACCGGTGGGATAATCTCGACTGCTCCACCGAGAAACATGCCGCCTGTCGTTCCACCGCCTATCAGCTGGATCCTCCCGTTCAGCTATTCTCGTCTCGTCTTGACTCAAGAGATAACGTGTCCTACCATACATTCCGCTCGACCACGGCTCCTGCCGCTGATCGCCCCGTTCATCGTAGTACGAACGCTCGCTTGTCGTCTCTATCCGTCGTTCGGCTGATTCCCATCGACTTGCTTGTCCTCTATCAGACTCATTTTGTAACGTCTGTGGTATTCCACTACATCGTCGCTGTGGTACCTCTTCTCTCCTTCTGTATCCGGATTCGTGATGGTTGACTTGGATGTACGGTGCAGGTTGCGCTTCTCCGTTGAACTCTACTCTAGTCATCATCTCAGGAACTTGCAATCCTCGATTGGAAGGGTTGACGAACCTCGTTGGATCCGGTATCAGGGTTGCCAGTCTAACTTCTGCCAATTCTCGCCTCAACTCAAGCACTTGAATTCTCAGCATTCTGTTCTCGTCGTTAAGTTGGTTTTCCCTCCGTAGTTGTTCCTCACTCGCTGTTTTAGGAATTGCTCCAAGGGATCGCTTTGAATTCTCATCAGACGATCTGTCCTCGCGTTCTTGTCCGTCGTCTTGATGCCCTTCGCCTTTTCCATCATCTTTCCCTGACTCCAATGCCATCTGCTGATTATTGACAACTTCTGAGTGATAATCTTCGAAGCCCTTCTTCCCACTAAATTTGTTCAACACACTACGGATTTCCCCCACGAGTTCTTTACGCATGGCTTCGGATCCCGGATCCTCGGCGATGCTTCGGGCGACCCTAAGCGCGTAATGTTTCAAACGAGAAATACACCTTTCATCTGGACCCCTCTCCAACTTCCCTCTCAAGCCATCGATTATGCCTGACACGCGATCGAATTCTTGTTCGATAGTAAACCGCGACGGATAATCCCGATTTTCCCTCACATCTTCGTAAAAAAGGTTTCGTAGTATTTAGCGTATAGGTATTTAGCTTCCGAATCAGTTTTAGTTTCCTCAACCTTACCACGAATCATGAGCTCGTAATCTACTTCCTCATTGGTTAAGTGGTCGGCTCTCGGAAACTTAGAAGCCATTTcggtttatttttgaatatgtaaaatttaataaataatatagaaaatgtacaaaaaatgGTAAATATAAACCCTTATTTCTAATAAATGTTCCCGCACAACGATAACATCACAAGAATATTCCTTAGAATCCCCAAAATATTTCTGTATCCTCAATAAACTTCTCCAAAAAAATATGCCTGATGATATTTCTCCAAAATAAACGGTCTCCAAAATATGTTACATTAGCCTAAATACTACATAAATTACAACATGAACCTAGAATAACTATGTACATAAGAAAGAAAATAAATGACGAAAACAATCATAACTTCAACAATATTCTCCAGATTATTCTTCAAGACTTCCGAAAAAATCCTGCAGTTGGGCGCCAATTTGTAGCCAGCCCTGGTCGATCCCTAGCAAGCGTGCAGCTTATGCGCCACTTCCCGTAGGAAGACTGCACGCCAAGATTTGTTTGCCCGGATGAGACTCTTCTTAGGGCGAGTCCCTGAAGAAGATTCACCTAAAAGAAATTAATCAGGATCGAACCAGACAGGCTTATCAAAAATCAGCCTCCAAAAGTCGGGTAGACGACCCTATTATCAACTagcagcaatcattaaaaacctCATCACACTCAGATAATTCGCAGTAAGAAATTCCCCATACCTAACTTATCATCACTGGAACTGTAGCCACTCACCGCCAGGTGGCCCAAACATACtgaaagcgaagctttcaccactcatcaaattccgccaagcggaagacagtgaaacgaaacgaaaactacACCGAACGAAGTGACGTAACCATACTAGAACGAGACTAAAACTTGCGGGAGTACTACACGAATCTACAAACATTTGATTACTTTACACTAAACAACATTTATTTCACGGTACGGAACGAAAAGATTTATTTCTATTTCATGTTGTATTTTTCTAACTTTTAATTTTCTAGGCCTATCTTCTGATTGTGTGCGTGTACTCTCTCCCTACTGTGCTCATTGACCATACTGTGCTTTTCTCCATCAATTCTCAAACTTTCGGTGACGTCACCTCACGGCTCCAGCGTATCAACGGCAATCGCTTTGCACCCGGGTGGCTAATTAGTCAAAGGGTTGTGTGTGGCGTTCTTGAATGGCGAAACTAAATGTAATGGCCGACACACAACCTATTTCATGGACGCGTCCCTAACTATCGCCGTCCGTGGACGACTTCTCGAGCGTTTTGCGCTCTGGCGGCTTAAATCACTGTGGCGTCCTCCCCGGACGCCACCCTTCACTCTTATCTAGCAAGAACGATACGACTCACCAGTTGTTTCTGCTACTGTTGGTTGCTCTGCTGCGATGACTGTTTCGATGACGGGCGATCACATCGATCGGCCGCGCCGGTTTCTGACCAGCGGTT carries:
- the LOC131689754 gene encoding uncharacterized protein LOC131689754 yields the protein MKKYPTLLKLPLTHAYTELPTRNEEKRQTEKNIASDVLCCLLIVHFPGETDYQPNINKSTQMEAGMFPRGTGRFWTDGFGLLKRTMGTIGRRNPRCQSTPKDPNPNMNPHLT